One stretch of Pseudomonas azotoformans DNA includes these proteins:
- a CDS encoding YfhL family 4Fe-4S dicluster ferredoxin, whose protein sequence is MSLIITDDCINCDVCEPECPNAAISQGEEIYVIDPNLCTQCVGHYDEPQCQQVCPVDCIPLDEAHPETEEQLMEKYRKITGKA, encoded by the coding sequence ATGTCCCTGATCATCACCGACGATTGCATCAACTGCGACGTCTGCGAACCCGAGTGCCCGAACGCTGCGATTTCCCAAGGCGAAGAGATCTACGTGATCGACCCGAACCTGTGCACCCAGTGCGTCGGCCACTATGACGAACCCCAATGCCAGCAGGTGTGCCCGGTGGATTGCATTCCATTGGATGAAGCCCATCCCGAGACGGAAGAGCAGTTGATGGAGAAATACCGGAAGATTACCGGTAAGGCTTAA
- the mutM gene encoding bifunctional DNA-formamidopyrimidine glycosylase/DNA-(apurinic or apyrimidinic site) lyase: MPELPEVETTRRGIAPHLEGQRVSRVVVRERRLRWPIPEDLDVRLSGQRIVLVERRAKYLLINAEVGTLISHLGMSGNLRLVEVGMPAAKHEHVDIELESGLALRYTDPRRFGAMLWSQDPHNHELLLRLGPEPLTDLFDGERLFQLSRGRSMAVKPFIMDNAVVVGVGNIYATEALFAAGIDPRREAGGISRARYLKLAIEIKRVLAAAIERGGTTLRDFIGGDGQPGYFQQELFVYGRGGEACKVCGSELRNVVLGQRASVFCPKCQR, encoded by the coding sequence ATGCCCGAGTTACCAGAAGTCGAAACCACCCGGCGCGGGATTGCGCCGCACCTGGAAGGCCAGCGGGTCAGCCGCGTGGTGGTGCGCGAGCGACGCCTGCGCTGGCCGATCCCGGAAGACCTCGATGTGCGCCTGTCCGGGCAGCGCATCGTGCTGGTGGAGCGGCGGGCCAAGTACCTGCTGATCAATGCCGAAGTGGGCACCTTGATCAGTCACTTGGGCATGTCGGGAAACCTGCGCCTGGTGGAGGTGGGCATGCCGGCGGCCAAGCATGAACATGTGGATATCGAACTCGAATCAGGCCTAGCCCTGCGCTACACCGACCCTCGGCGGTTTGGCGCCATGCTCTGGAGCCAGGACCCGCACAACCATGAACTGCTGCTGCGCTTGGGGCCGGAGCCGCTGACCGACCTGTTTGACGGTGAGCGGCTGTTCCAGCTGTCCCGTGGGCGCTCGATGGCGGTGAAGCCCTTTATCATGGACAACGCGGTGGTGGTGGGCGTGGGTAATATCTATGCGACGGAAGCGCTGTTTGCGGCGGGGATTGATCCGCGTCGCGAGGCCGGCGGTATTTCGCGGGCGCGTTATTTGAAGCTGGCGATCGAGATCAAGCGCGTGCTGGCTGCTGCCATCGAGCGCGGCGGCACCACGTTGCGCGACTTTATCGGCGGCGACGGGCAGCCGGGCTATTTCCAGCAGGAACTGTTCGTCTATGGCCGGGGCGGCGAGGCGTGCAAGGTCTGCGGGAGCGAGTTGCGCAATGTGGTGCTGGGGCAGCGCGCGAGTGTGTTTTGCCCCAAGTGCCAGCGCTGA